In the genome of Kitasatospora cathayae, one region contains:
- a CDS encoding phosphomannomutase/phosphoglucomutase: MRDLKQLVKAYDVRGVVPDQWDESLSRAFGAAFVQVTGASAIVVGHDMRPSSPSLSRAFAEGAAAYGADVVQIGLCSTDQLYYASGKLDLPGAMFTASHNPAQYNGIKLCRAGAAPVGQDTGLSEIRELVESWTAEDDTVTVPARDVEPGALSAQETLRGYADHLLGLVDLTAIRPLKVAVDAGNGMGGHTVPTVFDGLPIELVPMYFELDGTFPNHEANPLDPKNLVDLQAKVREVGADVGLAFDGDADRCFVVDERGEPVSPSAITALVAAREIARAKAAGETEPTIIHNLITSWTVPEVVRELGATPVRTRVGHSFIKQEMAVTDAVFGGEHSAHYYFRDFWRADTGMLAALHVLAALGGQQGTLSELTAEYDRYAASGEINSTVADQAASTAAVRAAYAGLEGTTVDELDGLTVAGPDWWFNLRASNTEPLLRLNVEAKDPARMAELRDGVLAIVRG; encoded by the coding sequence GTGCGCGACCTCAAGCAGCTCGTGAAGGCGTACGACGTCCGAGGCGTCGTCCCGGACCAGTGGGACGAGAGCCTGTCCCGGGCCTTCGGCGCCGCGTTCGTGCAGGTCACCGGCGCGTCCGCGATCGTGGTCGGGCACGACATGCGGCCCTCCTCCCCGTCGCTCAGCCGGGCCTTCGCCGAGGGCGCGGCGGCCTACGGCGCCGACGTGGTGCAGATCGGCCTCTGCTCCACCGACCAGCTCTACTACGCCAGCGGCAAGCTCGATCTGCCCGGCGCGATGTTCACCGCCAGCCACAACCCGGCCCAGTACAACGGCATCAAGCTCTGCCGGGCCGGCGCCGCCCCGGTCGGCCAGGACACCGGCCTGTCCGAGATCCGCGAGCTGGTCGAGTCCTGGACCGCCGAGGACGACACCGTCACCGTCCCGGCCCGGGACGTGGAGCCTGGCGCGCTCTCCGCGCAGGAGACCCTGCGCGGCTACGCCGACCACCTGCTCGGCCTGGTCGACCTCACCGCGATCCGCCCGCTCAAGGTCGCCGTGGACGCCGGCAACGGCATGGGCGGCCACACCGTGCCGACCGTCTTCGACGGCCTGCCGATCGAGCTCGTCCCGATGTACTTCGAGCTGGACGGCACCTTCCCCAACCACGAGGCCAACCCGCTCGACCCGAAGAACCTGGTCGACCTGCAGGCCAAGGTCCGCGAGGTCGGCGCCGACGTCGGCCTGGCCTTCGACGGCGACGCCGACCGCTGCTTCGTCGTCGACGAGCGCGGTGAGCCGGTCTCCCCGTCCGCGATCACCGCCCTGGTCGCCGCCCGCGAGATCGCCCGCGCCAAGGCCGCCGGCGAGACCGAGCCGACGATCATCCACAACCTGATCACCTCCTGGACCGTCCCCGAGGTGGTCCGCGAGCTCGGCGCCACCCCGGTGCGCACCCGGGTCGGCCACTCCTTCATCAAGCAGGAGATGGCCGTCACCGACGCCGTCTTCGGCGGCGAGCACTCCGCGCACTACTACTTCCGCGACTTCTGGCGCGCCGACACCGGCATGCTGGCCGCGCTGCACGTGCTGGCCGCGCTCGGCGGGCAGCAGGGCACCCTGTCCGAGCTGACCGCCGAGTACGACCGCTACGCCGCCTCCGGCGAGATCAACAGCACCGTCGCCGACCAGGCCGCCAGCACCGCCGCCGTCCGCGCCGCCTACGCCGGCCTGGAGGGCACCACCGTGGACGAGCTGGACGGGCTCACCGTGGCCGGCCCGGACTGGTGGTTCAACCTGCGCGCCTCCAACACCGAGCCGCTGCTGCGCCTCAACGTCGAGGCCAAGGACCCGGCGCGGATGGCCGAGCTGCGCGACGGCGTGCTCGCCATCGTCCGCGGCTGA
- a CDS encoding Trm112 family protein, translating into MKLESFLLEILVCPQCRAALTEGGTEEQPELVCTGADCGLAYPIREGIPVLLVDEARRPA; encoded by the coding sequence ATGAAGCTCGAATCCTTCCTGCTGGAGATCCTGGTCTGCCCGCAGTGCCGGGCCGCGCTCACCGAGGGCGGCACCGAGGAGCAGCCCGAGCTGGTCTGCACCGGCGCGGACTGCGGCCTCGCGTACCCGATCCGCGAGGGCATTCCGGTCCTCCTGGTGGACGAGGCCCGCCGCCCGGCCTGA
- a CDS encoding SIS domain-containing protein, which produces MLDDTLLDDPAALQRADHDRALLALAGAGARVRTALRQADAAGLDRLRPDGRPRAVLVAGHGSALTAAEILAALAGSATLVAPLPPTEAAAPRADRAGVPPAFTAGLGWQLPGWAGPLDLLVVSSTDGGERGLISLAEQAYARGCSIVVTAPAGSPLAEAALQVRALPLPYVAAVLPDEAPSAAPATEPDLPAEDPAALWSHLTPLLALAQKLGLTQLPYDALPAVADLLDATAVRCRPDAAAYTNPAKGLAARLAGTVPLLWAEGPIAGAAAARFAAQLADRAGRPALAGSLPQVLTAHRGMFTGQLGAGADPDDFFRDRVEEPDPLHLQVLLLRHVPGTGGSEEPDGPAEVTEDDQRPRSFGVSRAHRLAAAHEVRLTEYASTLPDPLHALADLIALTDFAAVYLGLAAAQS; this is translated from the coding sequence ATGCTCGACGACACCCTGCTCGACGACCCGGCCGCCCTCCAGCGCGCCGACCACGACCGCGCCCTGCTGGCCCTGGCCGGCGCCGGAGCCCGGGTCCGCACCGCGCTGCGGCAGGCCGACGCGGCCGGCCTCGACCGGCTGCGCCCGGACGGCCGCCCGCGCGCCGTCCTGGTCGCCGGGCACGGCAGCGCCCTGACGGCGGCCGAGATCCTCGCCGCGCTCGCCGGGTCCGCCACCCTGGTCGCCCCGCTGCCGCCGACCGAGGCCGCCGCCCCGCGCGCCGACCGGGCCGGCGTCCCGCCCGCCTTCACCGCCGGGCTCGGCTGGCAGCTGCCCGGCTGGGCCGGCCCGCTCGACCTGCTCGTGGTCAGCTCCACCGACGGCGGTGAGCGGGGCCTGATCAGCCTCGCCGAGCAGGCGTACGCGCGCGGCTGCTCCATCGTCGTCACCGCCCCGGCCGGCAGCCCGCTGGCCGAGGCCGCGCTGCAGGTGCGCGCGCTGCCGCTGCCGTACGTCGCCGCGGTGCTGCCCGACGAGGCACCGTCCGCCGCGCCGGCCACCGAGCCGGACCTGCCGGCCGAGGACCCGGCCGCGCTGTGGTCCCACCTGACCCCGCTGCTGGCGCTCGCCCAGAAGCTGGGCCTCACCCAGCTTCCGTACGACGCGCTGCCGGCCGTCGCCGACCTGCTGGACGCCACCGCGGTGCGCTGCCGCCCGGACGCCGCCGCGTACACCAACCCGGCGAAGGGGCTGGCCGCGCGGCTGGCCGGAACGGTCCCGCTGCTGTGGGCCGAGGGCCCGATCGCCGGAGCCGCCGCGGCCCGGTTCGCCGCCCAGCTGGCCGACCGGGCCGGCCGCCCGGCGCTGGCCGGCTCGCTGCCGCAGGTGCTCACCGCCCACCGGGGCATGTTCACCGGCCAGTTGGGGGCGGGCGCGGACCCGGACGACTTCTTCCGCGACCGGGTGGAGGAGCCCGACCCGCTGCACCTGCAGGTCCTGCTGCTGCGGCACGTCCCCGGCACCGGCGGGTCGGAGGAGCCGGACGGGCCCGCCGAGGTGACCGAGGACGACCAGCGACCGCGCAGCTTCGGCGTCAGCCGCGCGCACCGGCTGGCCGCCGCCCACGAGGTGCGGCTGACCGAGTACGCGAGCACCCTCCCCGACCCGCTGCACGCGCTGGCCGACCTGATCGCGCTGACCGACTTCGCCGCCGTCTACCTGGGGCTCGCCGCCGCGCAGTCCTGA
- a CDS encoding cation diffusion facilitator family transporter, giving the protein MSTEGGTKALVAALSANLAIAAAKFTAFGFTGSSSMLAEGVHSVADSGNQVLLLIGGRRARRAADEEHPFGYGRERYVYGFLVAIVLFSVGGLFAVYEGWHKVNHPQALESWGWAVGVLLFAIAMEGWSFLTAVRESAKAKGGQGWVQYIRTAKAPELPVVLLEDTGALIGLVLALLGVSLTVATGNGVWDGVGTLCIGVLLVLIAVVLALETKSLLLGESADRESVRRIRAALVDGEAVTGVIHMRTLHLGPEELLVAAKIAVNAEDSAARVALAIDAAEERVRAAVPIARAIYLEPDVYSAEKAAAGEDPAATPGGPGPAAAH; this is encoded by the coding sequence ATGAGTACTGAGGGCGGGACGAAGGCACTGGTGGCGGCGCTGTCCGCGAACCTGGCGATCGCGGCGGCCAAGTTCACCGCCTTCGGCTTCACCGGCTCCTCCTCGATGCTGGCCGAGGGCGTGCACTCGGTGGCCGACTCCGGCAACCAGGTGCTGCTGCTGATCGGCGGCAGGCGGGCGCGCCGGGCGGCGGACGAGGAGCACCCGTTCGGGTACGGGCGCGAACGCTACGTCTACGGCTTCCTGGTGGCGATCGTGCTGTTCAGCGTCGGCGGCCTGTTCGCGGTCTACGAGGGCTGGCACAAGGTCAACCACCCCCAGGCGCTGGAGTCCTGGGGCTGGGCGGTGGGCGTGCTGCTCTTCGCCATCGCGATGGAGGGCTGGTCCTTCCTGACCGCGGTGCGCGAGTCCGCCAAGGCCAAGGGCGGCCAGGGCTGGGTGCAGTACATCCGCACCGCCAAGGCGCCCGAGCTGCCGGTGGTGCTGCTGGAGGACACCGGCGCGCTGATCGGCCTGGTGCTCGCGCTGCTCGGCGTCTCGCTCACCGTGGCCACCGGCAACGGCGTCTGGGACGGCGTCGGCACCCTGTGCATCGGCGTGCTGCTGGTGCTGATCGCCGTGGTGCTCGCCCTGGAGACCAAGTCGCTGCTGCTCGGCGAGTCCGCCGACCGGGAGTCGGTGCGCCGGATCCGAGCCGCGCTGGTGGACGGCGAGGCGGTCACCGGGGTGATCCACATGCGCACCCTGCACCTCGGGCCGGAGGAGCTGCTGGTCGCCGCCAAGATCGCCGTCAACGCGGAGGACAGTGCCGCCCGGGTGGCGCTGGCCATCGACGCCGCCGAGGAGCGGGTCCGCGCCGCCGTCCCGATCGCCCGGGCGATCTACCTCGAACCGGACGTCTACAGCGCGGAGAAGGCCGCCGCGGGCGAGGATCCGGCGGCCACCCCGGGCGGGCCCGGCCCGGCCGCCGCGCACTGA
- the ahcY gene encoding adenosylhomocysteinase, with protein sequence MSTDITGDFKVADLSLAAFGRKEIQLAEHEMPGLMSIRAEYAESQPLAGARITGSLHMTVQTAVLIETLTALGAEVRWCSCNIFSTQDHAAAAIAVGPEGTPENPQGVPVFAWKGETLEEYWWCTEQALTWPDGKTPNMILDDGGDATLLIHKGVEFEKAGAAPDPSTADNDEFRIILELLNRTLEETPNKWTEVAATIKGVTEETTTGVHRLYEMHRDGQLLFPAINVNDSVTKSKFDNKYGCRHSLIDGINRATDVLIGGKVAVVCGYGDVGKGCAESLRGQGARVIVTEIDPICALQAAMDGYQVTTLDDVVEIADIFITTTGNKDIIMASHMARMKHQAIVGNIGHFDNEIDMAGLAKLEGVVKTEIKPQVHEWRKADGRTIIVLSEGRLLNLGNATGHPSFVMSNSFANQTIAQIELFTKTEQYPIGVYVLPKHLDEKVARLHLDALGVKLTTLTQEQADYIGVPVEGPYKSEQYRY encoded by the coding sequence ATGTCGACCGACATCACCGGTGACTTCAAGGTCGCCGACCTTTCCCTGGCGGCGTTCGGCCGCAAGGAGATCCAGCTGGCCGAGCACGAGATGCCCGGCCTGATGTCCATCCGCGCCGAGTACGCCGAGTCGCAGCCGCTGGCCGGTGCCCGGATCACCGGCTCGCTGCACATGACCGTGCAGACCGCCGTGCTGATCGAGACCCTGACGGCGCTCGGTGCCGAGGTCCGCTGGTGCTCCTGCAACATCTTCTCCACCCAGGACCACGCGGCCGCCGCGATCGCGGTCGGCCCGGAGGGCACCCCGGAGAACCCGCAGGGCGTGCCGGTCTTCGCCTGGAAGGGCGAGACCCTGGAGGAGTACTGGTGGTGCACCGAGCAGGCGCTCACCTGGCCTGACGGCAAGACCCCGAACATGATCCTGGACGACGGCGGCGACGCCACCCTGCTGATCCACAAGGGCGTCGAGTTCGAGAAGGCCGGTGCCGCTCCGGACCCGTCCACCGCGGACAACGACGAGTTCCGGATCATCCTGGAGCTGCTCAACCGCACCCTCGAGGAGACCCCGAACAAGTGGACCGAGGTCGCCGCCACCATCAAGGGCGTGACCGAGGAGACCACCACCGGTGTCCACCGCCTGTACGAGATGCACCGTGACGGCCAGCTGCTGTTCCCGGCGATCAACGTCAACGACTCGGTCACCAAGTCGAAGTTCGACAACAAGTACGGTTGCCGCCACTCGCTCATCGACGGCATCAACCGCGCCACCGACGTCCTGATCGGCGGCAAGGTCGCGGTCGTCTGCGGCTACGGCGACGTCGGCAAGGGCTGCGCCGAGTCGCTGCGCGGCCAGGGCGCCCGCGTCATCGTCACCGAGATCGACCCGATCTGCGCGCTCCAGGCGGCGATGGACGGCTACCAGGTCACCACCCTGGACGACGTGGTCGAGATCGCCGACATCTTCATCACGACCACGGGCAACAAGGACATCATCATGGCCTCGCACATGGCCCGGATGAAGCACCAGGCCATCGTGGGCAACATCGGCCACTTCGACAACGAGATCGACATGGCCGGCCTGGCCAAGCTCGAGGGCGTCGTGAAGACCGAGATCAAGCCGCAGGTCCACGAGTGGCGCAAGGCCGACGGCCGCACCATCATCGTCCTCTCCGAGGGCCGCCTGCTGAACCTGGGCAACGCGACCGGCCACCCGTCCTTCGTGATGTCCAACTCCTTCGCGAACCAGACGATCGCGCAGATCGAGCTGTTCACGAAGACCGAGCAGTACCCGATCGGCGTCTACGTGCTGCCGAAGCACCTGGACGAGAAGGTCGCCCGCCTGCACCTGGACGCGCTGGGCGTGAAGCTGACCACCCTGACCCAGGAGCAGGCCGACTACATCGGCGTTCCGGTCGAGGGCCCGTACAAGTCGGAGCAGTACCGCTACTGA
- a CDS encoding RDD family protein — translation MSDLVTGEAVVLDLQTAKLPSRALAIVLDLLVEFAALFVFSLMMSVALADIDTAALAATMLGMTVFFLVALPVMIETLTHGRSLGKAALGLRVVRTDGGPVRFRHSLVRGLVGFFEVIAITGAPAVITSALNSDGKRLGDIFAGTVVIRERTPGVGGPASPLPPVHPQLLHDMGRELVAMDLSAVPEPLWLAIRQLLGRIGQLEPSVTFRMSTGLADDLATRIGNPVPQGLHPAAYLGVVLTERQRREWLRVQQQFARQQFAAPVPVQAPAPHPVATPGGVPHRVLGLPAAPAPTDPGAAAPAAPSFTKPPQPAAPTPPTPETGFAPPA, via the coding sequence TTGAGCGACCTGGTGACGGGTGAGGCGGTCGTCCTCGACCTGCAGACGGCGAAGCTTCCGAGCAGGGCGCTGGCGATCGTGCTCGACCTGCTCGTCGAGTTCGCCGCCCTGTTCGTCTTCTCGCTGATGATGAGCGTCGCCCTGGCCGACATCGACACCGCGGCGCTGGCGGCCACGATGCTCGGCATGACGGTGTTCTTCCTGGTCGCCCTGCCGGTGATGATCGAGACCCTCACCCACGGACGCTCGCTCGGCAAGGCTGCGCTCGGCCTGCGGGTGGTGCGCACCGACGGCGGACCGGTGCGGTTCCGGCACTCGCTGGTGCGCGGACTGGTGGGCTTCTTCGAGGTGATCGCGATAACCGGCGCCCCCGCCGTGATCACCTCGGCGCTGAACTCGGACGGCAAGCGGCTCGGCGACATCTTCGCCGGGACGGTGGTGATCCGCGAACGCACCCCGGGTGTGGGTGGGCCGGCCAGCCCGCTGCCGCCGGTGCACCCGCAGTTGCTGCACGACATGGGCCGCGAACTGGTCGCGATGGACCTGTCCGCGGTGCCCGAGCCACTCTGGCTCGCGATCCGCCAACTGCTGGGCCGGATCGGCCAGTTGGAACCGAGCGTGACCTTCCGGATGTCCACCGGGCTCGCCGATGACCTGGCCACCCGGATCGGGAACCCGGTGCCGCAGGGGCTGCACCCGGCCGCCTATCTGGGGGTGGTGCTCACCGAACGCCAGCGCCGGGAGTGGCTGCGCGTCCAGCAGCAGTTCGCCCGGCAGCAGTTCGCGGCACCCGTCCCCGTCCAGGCGCCCGCCCCGCACCCGGTGGCCACGCCCGGCGGCGTGCCCCACCGCGTCCTCGGCCTGCCCGCAGCGCCCGCGCCCACCGACCCCGGAGCCGCCGCCCCCGCCGCCCCGTCCTTCACCAAGCCCCCGCAGCCCGCCGCGCCCACGCCGCCCACCCCCGAAACCGGCTTCGCCCCGCCCGCCTGA
- a CDS encoding stage II sporulation protein M, which yields MDLDVFVATHQGEWARLDALARRRRLSGEEADELVGLYQRVTGHLAKVQAAAPDPALVGRLTGLVSRARSAVTGARTNGWQDVARYYTVSFPAALYRARRWWIPVAVVSLVVTALLAWWMATHPEVRNSMITSDQLREATRPGGEYESYYSDRPASSFAAQVWTNNAWVAVQCLIYGIALGIPVLMVMWTNVVNLAVGLGLMGSVGRLDVLLGLLIPHGLLELTAVFVSGGLGLRLGWTIIDPGPRTRAAALAEQGRSIIGMSIGLATVLAVSGVLEAFVTPSGLPTWARISIGVLAEAAFLLYALVLGRKAAASGELGDVDAADRADLQPVAA from the coding sequence ATGGACCTGGACGTCTTCGTCGCCACCCACCAGGGGGAGTGGGCCCGGCTGGACGCCCTCGCCCGCAGGCGCCGGCTCAGCGGCGAGGAGGCCGACGAGCTGGTGGGGCTCTATCAGCGCGTCACCGGCCACCTCGCCAAGGTCCAGGCCGCCGCGCCCGACCCGGCACTGGTCGGCCGGCTGACCGGCCTGGTCTCACGGGCCCGCAGCGCGGTGACCGGCGCCCGGACCAACGGCTGGCAGGACGTCGCCCGCTACTACACGGTGAGCTTCCCGGCCGCGCTGTACCGGGCCCGCCGCTGGTGGATACCGGTCGCGGTGGTCTCGCTGGTCGTCACCGCGCTGCTCGCCTGGTGGATGGCGACCCACCCCGAGGTCCGCAACAGCATGATCACCTCCGATCAGCTGCGGGAGGCGACCCGCCCCGGTGGAGAGTACGAGTCGTACTACTCGGACCGGCCGGCCAGCTCCTTCGCGGCGCAGGTCTGGACGAACAACGCCTGGGTCGCCGTGCAGTGCCTGATCTACGGGATCGCGCTGGGCATCCCGGTGCTCATGGTGATGTGGACCAACGTGGTCAATCTCGCGGTCGGCCTCGGCCTGATGGGCTCGGTCGGCCGGCTCGACGTCCTCCTCGGTCTGCTCATCCCGCACGGCCTGCTGGAGCTGACCGCGGTCTTCGTGTCCGGCGGCCTCGGCCTGCGGCTCGGCTGGACCATCATCGACCCCGGCCCGCGCACCCGCGCCGCGGCCCTGGCGGAACAGGGCCGCTCGATCATCGGGATGTCGATCGGCCTGGCGACGGTGCTGGCGGTCTCAGGCGTGCTCGAGGCCTTCGTGACCCCGTCCGGCCTGCCGACCTGGGCCCGCATTTCGATCGGTGTGCTGGCAGAGGCCGCCTTCCTCCTGTACGCCCTGGTGTTGGGCCGGAAGGCCGCGGCGAGCGGTGAGTTGGGCGATGTGGACGCGGCCGACCGGGCGGACCTGCAGCCCGTCGCGGCCTGA
- a CDS encoding YciI family protein, whose protein sequence is MAKYLLLKHYRGAPTAVNCVPMDQWTPEEVTAHIKYMQDFAARLEESGEYVDGQALAPEGTWVRYDGEGRPPVTDGPFAETKDLIAGWMVIDVDSYERAVELAGELSAAPGAGGKPIHEWLELRPFLAMPETTTECHLR, encoded by the coding sequence ATGGCCAAGTACTTGCTGCTCAAGCACTACCGGGGCGCTCCGACCGCGGTCAACTGCGTGCCGATGGACCAGTGGACGCCGGAGGAGGTCACGGCGCACATCAAGTACATGCAGGACTTTGCCGCCCGCCTGGAGGAGAGCGGCGAGTACGTCGACGGTCAGGCGCTCGCGCCGGAGGGGACGTGGGTCCGGTACGACGGCGAGGGCCGTCCGCCGGTGACCGACGGTCCGTTCGCCGAGACCAAGGACCTCATCGCCGGCTGGATGGTGATCGACGTCGACAGCTATGAGCGCGCCGTCGAGCTGGCCGGAGAGCTGTCGGCCGCTCCAGGTGCCGGCGGGAAGCCGATCCACGAGTGGTTGGAACTGCGCCCGTTCCTGGCCATGCCGGAAACCACCACGGAGTGCCATCTCCGATGA
- a CDS encoding RNA polymerase sigma factor — protein MNEALIRSLTPAVLGILVRRGADFAAAEDAVQEALIEAIRGWGADPPRDPKGWLVTVAWRKFLDATRADTARRRREELVDQEPVPGPAAATDDTLQLYFRCAHPSLTPSSAVALTLRALGGLTTRQIAQAYLVPEATMAQRISRAKRTVSAVRFDQPGDVATVLRVLYLVFNEGYSGDVDLAAEAIRLTRQLAAAIDHPEVAGLLALMLLHHARRAGRTAPDGSLVPLAEQDRDRWDTGLIAEGIGILQAALARDRLGEFQAQAAIAALHADAPTAGETDWVQIVEWYDELLRLTDSPVVRLNRAVAVGEADGPRAGLAALAPVDESLPRYAAVAAYLHERDGDPATAARLYAEAADRASNLAEREHLTRQAARLNLRLNRPGRG, from the coding sequence ATGAACGAGGCCCTGATCCGGAGCCTCACGCCGGCCGTGCTCGGCATCCTCGTCCGCCGCGGAGCAGATTTCGCGGCGGCCGAGGACGCCGTGCAGGAGGCGTTGATCGAAGCGATTCGTGGCTGGGGAGCCGATCCGCCGCGGGACCCGAAGGGTTGGCTGGTCACCGTCGCCTGGCGGAAGTTCCTCGACGCGACCCGGGCGGACACCGCCCGGCGTCGGCGGGAGGAGCTCGTCGACCAGGAGCCGGTGCCCGGGCCGGCGGCCGCGACGGACGACACGCTGCAGCTCTATTTCCGCTGCGCTCATCCCTCGTTGACGCCGTCGTCCGCGGTCGCGCTCACCCTGCGGGCGCTCGGCGGGCTGACCACCCGCCAGATCGCCCAGGCCTACCTGGTGCCCGAGGCGACCATGGCGCAGCGGATCAGCCGGGCCAAGCGCACCGTGTCCGCTGTCCGGTTCGATCAGCCGGGCGACGTCGCCACCGTGCTGCGGGTGCTCTACCTGGTCTTCAACGAGGGCTACTCCGGCGATGTCGACCTCGCCGCCGAGGCGATCCGGCTGACCCGGCAGCTGGCGGCGGCGATCGACCATCCCGAGGTGGCGGGGCTGCTGGCGCTGATGCTGCTGCACCACGCCCGGCGGGCCGGCCGGACGGCGCCCGACGGCAGCCTGGTGCCGCTCGCCGAGCAGGACCGCGATCGCTGGGACACCGGGTTGATCGCCGAGGGCATCGGTATCCTGCAGGCGGCCCTCGCCCGGGACCGGCTGGGCGAGTTCCAGGCACAGGCGGCGATCGCGGCGCTGCACGCGGACGCGCCGACCGCCGGGGAGACCGACTGGGTGCAGATCGTCGAGTGGTACGACGAGTTGCTGCGGCTGACGGACAGTCCGGTGGTCCGGCTGAACCGCGCGGTGGCGGTCGGTGAGGCCGACGGGCCGCGCGCCGGGCTGGCCGCGCTGGCGCCGGTGGACGAGTCCCTGCCGAGGTACGCGGCGGTGGCGGCGTACCTGCACGAGCGCGACGGGGACCCGGCGACGGCGGCCCGGCTGTACGCCGAGGCGGCCGACCGGGCGTCCAACCTGGCCGAGCGCGAGCACCTGACCCGCCAGGCCGCCCGGCTCAACCTGCGGCTCAACCGCCCCGGGAGGGGCTGA